The DNA sequence GATCGCGCTGCTGCTGGCGGTCGAGGTGCGGCGGCGGCAGAACGCGCTGTCCGGCGCGTTCAGCACCCGGATGGGGCTGGGGCCGGCCGCGATGCTGCGCAGCCACCTGCTGGAACTGGGCGCGGTGGCCGCCGGTGCGGTGGTCGTCGGCCTGGCCGCGAGCGCGGCGAGCAGCGGCTTCACCGTGCCGAAGCTGGACCCGGCACCGCGCCTGACCCCGGCACCGCAGGTGCCCGACGCCCTGCCGGTGCTGGTCGGGACGGTGGCGGGCAGCGTGCTGGTGGTGCTGGTGGCGGCGTGGATCGCGGTGCGCTCGGTGCGCTCGGCGAAGATCGGGGAGCTGATCCGTGGGTGAGCACGTGTTGCGGCTGCGCGAGGTGGGCGTGGAGTACCGCACGCCCGCCGGGGCGGTGACCGCGGTGTCGGACGTGACGCTGGACGTGCCCGCGACGGGCATGACGGTGCTGGCCGGACCGTCCGGGTCGGGCAAGTCGACGTTGTTGCGGGTCTTGAGCCTGGTGGAACGGCCCACGCGCGGCGGGGTCGAGCTGCGCGGCATGGGCACGGCGCGGTTGTCGTCGGCGGCCCGGCGCGCGCTGCGGCGGCGTGACATCGCGCTGGTGTTCCAGAACCCCGGGGACAACCTGGTCGGCCACCTCGACGTGGGCGACAACCTGCGTGCGGCGGCGCAGGCGGCGGGCCGGGTCGCGCCGGTGGACGAGCTGCTGGAACGGCTGGGGCTGCCGGGCACGGCCACGTGGAAGGTGTCGGCCATGTCGGGCGGGCAGCAGCAGCGGCTGGCGTTCGGGTGCGCGTTGGCGCGGCAGGCGACGGTGGTGCTGGCCGACGAGCCGACGTCCCAGCTGGACGCGACGTCGGCGGACCTGGTGCTGGAGACGTTGGCCGACCTGGCGCGCGGCGGCGTGCCGGTCGTGGTCGCCTCGCACGACCCGAGGCTCATCGCGTTGGCCGACACGAGGTTCGACCTGCGGAACGGGGCGTTGGCGGCATGACGGCGTTGCGGGCGAAGGGGATCGAGCGGACGTTCCGGCACGCGAGCGGGCCGGTGCACGTGCTGCGCGGGGTCGACCTGGAGGTGGCGCCGGGCGAGCTGGTGACGCTGTCCGGCCCGTCCGGGTCGGGCAAGAGCGCGTTGCTGGCCGTGCTGGCGGGGTTCGACCGGGCGGACGCGGGCGTGGTGGAGATGGCGGGCGAGGTGCTGACGTCGCCGCCGTCGTGGAAGGTGTGCGCGTTGCTGCCGCAGGCGCTGGGCCTGGCCGGTGAGCTGACCCTGGCGGAGAACGTGGCGCTGCCGCTGCGGCTCGGCCGCACGGGCGGTTCGCTCGACCGGGTGACCGAGTTGCTGGCGGAGCTGGGTGTCGGCGAGCTGGCCGACCGCTACCCGGCCGAGGTGTCGTTCGGGCAGCAGCAGCGCGCCGCGCTGGCGCGGGCCGTGGTCGGCGAGCCGGCGGTGCTGCTGGCCGACGAGCCGACCGCGCACCTCGACCAGCGCACCGGGCCGACGGCGGTGCGGGTGCTGCGGCGGGCGGCCGACGCGGGTGCCGCCGTGCTCGTCGCCACCCACCACGACGAGGTGCACCGGGCCGCCGACCGCACTCTGGTGCTCAGCGGCGGGCGGATCTCCGTAGGATAGGGGCCGATGTCGCGCCGATTCGCCTCCGTTGTCCTGGTCTTCCCGCTGCTCGCCCTGTTGCTGCTGGTCAGCGACTCGCCGTACCCGGCGTTGCCGGGGCCGAAGCGGGACGCGCCGCGCGCGATCGTGGCGCTGGGCGACAGCACGATGGCCGGTGAGGGCGCGGGCTCCTACGAGCCGGGCACGGACGGCGAGAACGGCAACTGGTGCCACCGGTCGACGAAGGCGTCGGTGCACTACACGCGCGTGGCGGGCGTGGACAAGGTGTTCAACCTGGCCTGCTCGGGCGCGAACTCCGAGCAGGTCGGCATCACCGACCAGGTGCGCAACACCGAGGGGTCGCAGGCCAGGCAGTTGGCCGCGATCGCGCGCGAGTACCGGGTGTCGGTGGTCGTGGTGGCGGTCGGCGCGAACGACGACCCGCGGTTCGCCGACGTGCTGGGCGCGTGCCTGCGGGCGTGGATCGAGCGCCGCGCCGACTGCGCGAAGGCCATGGCCGACGAGTGGAAGGCCCGCGTCGAGCGGATGACGCCGAAGGTGGAGCGCGCGTTGCGCGACGTCCGCCGGGTGTTGCAGGACGAGGGCTACACGCCGCGTTCCTACACGTTGGTGCTCCAGTCCTACGCCGCGCCGGTCGCGCCGGGGTTGCCCTTCGACCTGCAGAACCTGGCCGGGTGCCCGTTGCGCACGGGTGACCTGGAGTGGGTGCGGGACCGGGCGGTCGAGCAGTTGTCGGAGGGTCTGCGGACGGCGGCGAAGGCGGCGGAGGCGCGGTTCCTCGACCTGGCGAAGGCCGGTGAGAAGCGCGAGGCGTGCATGGGCGGTGAGAAGGCGGACCGGGAGTGGTTCACCCGGCTCACGGTCGACTTCGACGGCCTGCGGGACGAGGCGCGGGCC is a window from the Saccharothrix saharensis genome containing:
- a CDS encoding ABC transporter ATP-binding protein is translated as MGEHVLRLREVGVEYRTPAGAVTAVSDVTLDVPATGMTVLAGPSGSGKSTLLRVLSLVERPTRGGVELRGMGTARLSSAARRALRRRDIALVFQNPGDNLVGHLDVGDNLRAAAQAAGRVAPVDELLERLGLPGTATWKVSAMSGGQQQRLAFGCALARQATVVLADEPTSQLDATSADLVLETLADLARGGVPVVVASHDPRLIALADTRFDLRNGALAA
- a CDS encoding ABC transporter ATP-binding protein, yielding MTALRAKGIERTFRHASGPVHVLRGVDLEVAPGELVTLSGPSGSGKSALLAVLAGFDRADAGVVEMAGEVLTSPPSWKVCALLPQALGLAGELTLAENVALPLRLGRTGGSLDRVTELLAELGVGELADRYPAEVSFGQQQRAALARAVVGEPAVLLADEPTAHLDQRTGPTAVRVLRRAADAGAAVLVATHHDEVHRAADRTLVLSGGRISVG
- a CDS encoding GDSL-type esterase/lipase family protein — protein: MSRRFASVVLVFPLLALLLLVSDSPYPALPGPKRDAPRAIVALGDSTMAGEGAGSYEPGTDGENGNWCHRSTKASVHYTRVAGVDKVFNLACSGANSEQVGITDQVRNTEGSQARQLAAIAREYRVSVVVVAVGANDDPRFADVLGACLRAWIERRADCAKAMADEWKARVERMTPKVERALRDVRRVLQDEGYTPRSYTLVLQSYAAPVAPGLPFDLQNLAGCPLRTGDLEWVRDRAVEQLSEGLRTAAKAAEARFLDLAKAGEKREACMGGEKADREWFTRLTVDFDGLRDEARARHALQESFHPNDRGYEQFGRCMSEFLATTAREASCVAGSDGNLDAVVAKD